Proteins encoded within one genomic window of Sphaerotilus montanus:
- a CDS encoding enoyl-CoA hydratase-related protein, with amino-acid sequence MSDPNLNPPSTLVLSRPRPGVAQVTMARPAVFNAFDEQMIAELDAAFTQLAADDSVRVIVLAGEGKHFSAGADLQWMQRASTASVEWNVADARKFAGMLARIEACPKPTVARVQGAALGGGVGLACACDIAIAADNASFSVSEAKFGILPSVIGPYVTNAVGKRQAKRLALTTTRIAAPEALAIGLVQQVTTLDALDAMVNATVKELLAGGPDAQREIKTLFGQLEVGPITPEVRELTAQTIARVRGTDEAREGFAAFLGKRPANWIPQ; translated from the coding sequence ATGTCCGACCCCAACCTGAACCCGCCCTCGACCCTCGTGCTGAGCCGGCCCCGCCCCGGCGTCGCCCAGGTCACGATGGCCCGCCCGGCCGTGTTCAACGCCTTCGACGAGCAGATGATCGCCGAGCTGGACGCTGCCTTCACCCAGCTCGCCGCCGATGACAGCGTGCGCGTGATCGTGCTGGCCGGCGAGGGCAAGCACTTCAGCGCCGGCGCCGACCTGCAGTGGATGCAGCGCGCCAGCACCGCCTCGGTCGAATGGAATGTCGCCGACGCCCGCAAGTTCGCCGGGATGCTGGCGCGCATCGAGGCCTGCCCGAAGCCGACGGTGGCGCGGGTGCAGGGCGCGGCACTCGGCGGCGGTGTGGGGCTCGCGTGTGCGTGCGACATCGCCATCGCGGCCGACAACGCCAGCTTCTCGGTCAGCGAGGCCAAGTTCGGCATCCTGCCCTCGGTCATCGGCCCGTACGTGACCAACGCGGTCGGCAAGCGCCAGGCGAAACGGCTGGCGCTGACGACCACGCGCATCGCTGCCCCGGAGGCGCTCGCCATCGGGCTGGTGCAGCAGGTGACGACGCTCGACGCGCTCGACGCCATGGTGAACGCCACCGTGAAGGAGCTGCTCGCTGGCGGCCCGGACGCGCAGCGCGAGATCAAGACGCTGTTCGGCCAATTGGAGGTCGGCCCGATCACGCCCGAGGTGCGCGAACTCACCGCGCAGACCATCGCCCGTGTGCGCGGCACCGACGAGGCCCGCGAAGGGTTTGCGGCATTCCTGGGCAAGCGGCCCGCCAACTGGATTCCCCAATGA
- the boxA gene encoding benzoyl-CoA 2,3-epoxidase subunit BoxA, producing the protein MDMADTAVIRQHLIDPEICIRCNTCEAICPVGAITHDDRNYVVDAGKCNLCMDCISPCPTGSIDNWRMMPRVLAYTPEVQLEWDELPAELTPEQLAEAGVADGAAPDIEPAPVSLPAAADGETAFHSAQYGATLPPWSAAHPYTNLYGPKAAEKTVTATVVGNVRVTEVGQHAGSDYDTHHVVLDFGAMPFPVLEGQSIGIVPPGVDTNGKPHHARQYSIASPRNGERPGYNNVSLTIKRVLEDHQGRPVRGVGSNYMCDLQVGDKVQVIGPFGTSFLMPNHPKSHIVMICTGTGSAPMRAMTEWRRRLRSSGKFEGGKLMLFFGARTQAELPYFGPLQTLPKDFIDINFTFSREAGKPKRYVQDAMRERAADLAPLLADPNAYFYVCGLKAMEEGVVLALRDLATQAGMHWDTVGAALKAQGRLHLETY; encoded by the coding sequence ATGGACATGGCCGACACGGCAGTCATCCGCCAGCACCTCATCGACCCGGAGATCTGCATCCGCTGCAACACCTGCGAGGCGATCTGCCCGGTGGGTGCGATCACGCACGATGACCGCAATTACGTGGTCGATGCCGGCAAGTGCAACCTGTGCATGGACTGCATCTCGCCATGCCCGACCGGCTCGATCGACAACTGGCGCATGATGCCGCGCGTGCTGGCCTACACGCCCGAGGTGCAGCTGGAGTGGGACGAGTTGCCCGCCGAGCTGACGCCCGAGCAACTGGCCGAGGCGGGGGTGGCCGACGGCGCCGCGCCCGACATCGAACCCGCGCCGGTGTCGCTGCCCGCCGCGGCCGACGGCGAAACGGCGTTCCACAGCGCGCAATACGGCGCCACGCTGCCGCCCTGGTCCGCCGCGCACCCGTACACCAACCTCTACGGCCCGAAAGCCGCCGAGAAGACGGTCACCGCCACGGTGGTCGGCAATGTGCGCGTCACCGAGGTCGGCCAGCACGCCGGCAGCGACTACGACACGCACCACGTCGTGCTCGACTTCGGCGCGATGCCCTTCCCGGTGCTGGAAGGCCAGTCGATCGGCATCGTCCCGCCCGGCGTGGACACCAACGGCAAGCCGCACCACGCCCGCCAGTACTCGATCGCCAGCCCGCGCAACGGCGAGCGCCCCGGCTACAACAACGTCTCGCTGACCATCAAGCGCGTGCTGGAGGACCACCAGGGCCGTCCGGTGCGCGGTGTGGGCTCGAACTACATGTGCGACCTGCAGGTCGGCGACAAGGTGCAGGTGATCGGCCCCTTCGGCACCAGCTTCCTGATGCCGAACCACCCGAAGTCGCACATCGTCATGATCTGCACCGGCACCGGCTCCGCCCCGATGCGCGCGATGACCGAATGGCGCCGCCGGCTGCGCAGCTCGGGCAAGTTCGAGGGCGGCAAGCTGATGCTGTTCTTCGGCGCCCGCACCCAGGCCGAGCTGCCGTACTTCGGCCCGCTGCAGACCCTGCCCAAGGACTTCATCGACATCAACTTCACCTTCTCGCGCGAAGCCGGCAAGCCCAAGCGCTACGTGCAGGACGCGATGCGCGAGCGCGCCGCCGACCTGGCGCCGCTGCTGGCCGATCCGAATGCGTACTTCTATGTGTGCGGGCTGAAGGCGATGGAGGAGGGCGTCGTGCTGGCGCTGCGCGATCTGGCGACACAGGCGGGGATGCACTGGGACACGGTCGGCGCGGCGCTCAAGGCGCAGGGGCGCTTGCACCTGGAAACCTACTGA